The region CGCTCCTACAAAGATAGGCTGGAAGAAGTATCTTGAGATACACAAAACGGCTCACAGACTTGGATTAAACTCTACTGTAACAATGCTTTACGGACATGTTGAGACATATGAGGAGAGGGTTGATCATATACTTAAGATCAGAGATGCTCAGGATGAGACAGGTGGTTTTACATGCTTTATACCCCTCGCATACCAGCCTGAGAACAATGATCTGAATATAACAGAGCATACATCTGGTGTTGATGACCTGAAAACTATAGCTGTAGCAAGGCTTCTTCTTGACAATCTTCCCCATATTAAAGCCTACTGGGTTATGATAGGGGAGAAGATAGCCCAGACAGCTTTAAACTTTGGTGCTGATGATATGGATGGGACTGTTATGGAGGAGAAGATAGCACATTTTGCAGGTGCTAAATCACCAACTCAACAGCAGAAGGAGAAACTTATCAGACTTATAAAGGAAGCAGGAAAGATACCTGTTGAGAGGGATACACTTTACAACCACATACATGTTTACCAGTGATATGGATAGAAGAGATATAAAGGATTATCTTTTAGCCTTTTCTGTTTTGGCTGTTGTTCTTATAGTTTTTGTTGTGATCCTGATATCTGTTCCTTATCTTTTTTACCTGTTTTTTAAGATATTCTTTCTTACACTACAGTTTGGGATACTGTTTATAATCGTTTTCTGGCTTGTTATCGTTCTTATTGCATGGACTGTGAAAATAATATCTATCAGTAGATATTAGGACATTTGAAATCTTCAGTCTCAGGCTGTATTGTTACATGGTTTATCCCCTTTTCCCCCATTATCTGGGATATCCTCTGAACCTTTCTGTCAAACTCCTCAACAGTTACAGACGGTTTAAGGACAACATGGGCGGTAAGGTATATATCCTTTGAGGATAAAGCCCAGACATGGAGATCATGTAGTTCAAGGATATCCTTACACTCTTTTAATATAATCTCCTGTATCTCCTTTGTATTGATATCCGGTGGGACAGACTCCATAAGTATCATGTATGTTTTTTTTAAGACAGGGTATGTTTCCTTAAATATGTAGAGACTGAAAAGTATTGATATTAATGGGTCTACCCAGTAAATCTTATAGAAGTATATAAGAATACCACCGATAACCACTCCTACAGATATACCAGCATCACTGAGGAGATGCAGATATGCAGCCTTTATATTAAGGTCCTCGTGTCCATGTTTGTCCTGGTCATGTTTGTGTAATCCAAGAAAATATGCAGATAGAGCGTTTACAACAAATGCTATAAATCCCACAATGATTACATATATACTGTCAACCTCCTGTGGAAAGAAGAGCCTTTCAATACTGCTTATTATAATGAGAACGATAGCACCAACCAGGAATGCAGAGTTTATAAACCCTGCCATCGCCTCGGATCTGAGATAACCAAAAGTCATCTTTTCAGTTGGTTTTTTAGTCATAAATACAGCAGCTATAAAGGCTATAACAAGTGATATAACATCCTGAAAGTTATGGACGGCATCTGTGATAAGAGCAAGAGAGTGGGCGTATATACCAAAGCCTATCTGTGATACAACAATAATAAGGTTTAAGATTATTACAGTTATGAGTATCTTCTTTTTCTTCTCCATCCTGCCACCTTGAAAGAATAAGACTTAATATTATAATGTGTTTCCTGCGGAAAATTTAAAGGAGGTTTTTTTATTTGAATCATAAAGATGAGATTCTCAGCTTTATGGTTGATGAAGAGTATGATAGGAAGAGACTGGATCAGTTTCTGTCTTCAGTTTACCCGGAGTACTCAAGATCTTACTTCCAGAAACTTATAAAGGATGGTTATGTTTTTGAGGATGGTAAAGATATTAAAAAACCTTCTTATAAAGTCAGAAAAGGACAGGAGATAACATTGGTTATTCCACCTCCAGAAACGCTGGAGATAAAACCTGAAAATATACCTGTTGATATCCTGTTTGAGGATGAAGATATAGCTGTTGTTTACAAGCCTGCAGGTATGGTTGTTCATCCTTCTCCAGGACATACATCAGGTACTCTTGTTAACGCACTTCTTTACCATTTCAGGAATATCTCAGAGTACGGTGGAAAGGAAAGGGCTGGTATAGTTCACAGGCTTGATAAGGATACAGCAGGACTTATGATAATAGCAAAGTCAGAGTTTGCACATAAAGAGCTACAGAAACAGTTTCAGGAGAGAACCGTTGATAAAAGGTATATTGCCGTTGTAACAGGTATCGTTCAGAATGATCACGGTTTTATAGACCTTCCTATAGGAAGATCAATATACAACAGGAAGAAGATGGGAACAGAGGCAACAAATCTCAGAGATGCCCTTACAGAGTACTGGGTGAAAAATAGATCAGAAAAGGAGAATCTAACAGT is a window of Persephonella marina EX-H1 DNA encoding:
- a CDS encoding cation diffusion facilitator family transporter produces the protein MEKKKKILITVIILNLIIVVSQIGFGIYAHSLALITDAVHNFQDVISLVIAFIAAVFMTKKPTEKMTFGYLRSEAMAGFINSAFLVGAIVLIIISSIERLFFPQEVDSIYVIIVGFIAFVVNALSAYFLGLHKHDQDKHGHEDLNIKAAYLHLLSDAGISVGVVIGGILIYFYKIYWVDPLISILFSLYIFKETYPVLKKTYMILMESVPPDINTKEIQEIILKECKDILELHDLHVWALSSKDIYLTAHVVLKPSVTVEEFDRKVQRISQIMGEKGINHVTIQPETEDFKCPNIY
- a CDS encoding RluA family pseudouridine synthase produces the protein MNHKDEILSFMVDEEYDRKRLDQFLSSVYPEYSRSYFQKLIKDGYVFEDGKDIKKPSYKVRKGQEITLVIPPPETLEIKPENIPVDILFEDEDIAVVYKPAGMVVHPSPGHTSGTLVNALLYHFRNISEYGGKERAGIVHRLDKDTAGLMIIAKSEFAHKELQKQFQERTVDKRYIAVVTGIVQNDHGFIDLPIGRSIYNRKKMGTEATNLRDALTEYWVKNRSEKENLTVVDIKLHTGRTHQIRVHFSAIGHPLFNDKVYGFKKSQLRSEKMRSISDQTLYHALLAYRIAFDHPRTGEKIDITLQKLPEHISKVIEAI